Proteins found in one uncultured Desulfuromonas sp. genomic segment:
- a CDS encoding YigZ family protein, with translation MTPRYTVPAQRYRCEIEVKRSRFIATVAATPTVEQSRNFIRTMQQEFPDANHNCWACVVGAPGATADTAMSDDGEPHGAAGKPMLTALQHSGLGDITVVVTRYFGGTRLGKGGMARAYTDAVLAALSGVTTKEKIDYCAVEISCDYALLEPLQRLFDAYEVVVDDQQFADQVTLFLRLPEEHLTRFSTHITDVSHGRITIAAPA, from the coding sequence ATGACACCACGTTACACAGTTCCGGCCCAGCGCTATCGCTGTGAAATTGAGGTAAAACGCAGCCGGTTTATCGCCACGGTGGCCGCCACGCCAACCGTCGAACAATCGCGTAACTTCATTCGCACCATGCAACAGGAATTTCCTGATGCCAACCATAACTGCTGGGCGTGCGTTGTCGGCGCGCCCGGCGCCACTGCGGATACCGCCATGAGCGACGATGGCGAACCCCACGGTGCCGCAGGCAAACCAATGCTCACCGCGCTGCAGCACAGCGGTCTTGGCGATATCACCGTGGTGGTCACTCGTTACTTCGGCGGCACCCGTCTCGGCAAAGGCGGCATGGCCCGCGCCTATACCGATGCCGTTCTCGCGGCCTTGTCAGGGGTGACAACAAAAGAAAAAATTGACTACTGCGCAGTAGAGATCAGCTGTGACTATGCACTGCTTGAACCGCTGCAACGGCTTTTTGACGCGTATGAAGTTGTGGTTGACGATCAACAGTTTGCCGATCAGGTTACCCTGTTTTTGCGGCTGCCCGAGGAGCACCTGACACGCTTCTCCACCCATATCACCGACGTGAGTCACGGCCGTATCACCATCGCCGCGCCAGCCTGA
- a CDS encoding iron-containing alcohol dehydrogenase — protein sequence MQPFVFHNPTEIVFGVGTADNVGKYAARQGGKALLVYGRNSIKTTGLYDRVTASLQAAGLSWVDHGGVKSNPVLSHVREGVAVAKREQVDVIVAVGGGSVLDESKAIAAGALCDHDVWEFFVQAKVEKALPLVTLLTLAATGSEMNSGGVVTNEDTAQKFNINSPLLFPKTSILDPALTYTVPKDYTAYSAVDAISHIIEGYFTSNDQATPLQDRFVEGLVKTIMESTEQILHQPDHADARATMMWSATWALNGLSTAGIGLYQFPNHMIEHSLSAMYDIAHGAGLSIVIPGWMDYAAAQNPAKFAQFARRVFDCELNDDLECARYGITALKTWFHSIGSPVTLAQGNIPDEEIGAIADNAVMLARKWGLKAYTAEVIADILSRCRS from the coding sequence ATGCAACCGTTTGTGTTTCACAATCCGACTGAAATTGTTTTTGGTGTCGGCACGGCCGACAACGTGGGGAAATATGCCGCTCGTCAGGGCGGTAAAGCGTTGCTGGTCTATGGCCGCAACAGTATCAAGACCACCGGACTTTACGATCGGGTTACGGCATCGTTGCAGGCCGCCGGTTTAAGCTGGGTGGATCATGGTGGTGTCAAGTCCAACCCGGTGCTCAGCCATGTGCGCGAAGGGGTGGCTGTGGCCAAGCGGGAACAGGTGGATGTGATTGTTGCCGTTGGCGGCGGCAGTGTGCTCGATGAATCGAAAGCCATTGCCGCCGGCGCTCTGTGCGACCATGATGTCTGGGAGTTTTTTGTGCAGGCCAAGGTGGAGAAGGCTTTGCCGCTGGTGACGCTGTTGACCCTGGCGGCGACCGGATCGGAGATGAACTCCGGTGGTGTGGTAACCAATGAGGACACTGCCCAGAAGTTTAATATTAATTCGCCGTTGCTGTTTCCGAAAACTTCAATCCTTGACCCGGCATTGACCTATACGGTGCCGAAGGATTATACCGCCTATTCAGCTGTTGACGCGATTTCCCATATCATCGAAGGTTATTTCACCAGCAACGATCAGGCGACGCCGTTGCAAGATCGCTTTGTCGAGGGGCTGGTGAAAACGATTATGGAAAGCACCGAGCAGATTCTGCACCAGCCGGATCATGCCGACGCACGGGCAACCATGATGTGGTCGGCAACCTGGGCACTGAACGGATTGTCCACGGCTGGGATTGGTTTGTACCAGTTTCCCAATCACATGATTGAACACTCGCTGAGCGCCATGTATGACATTGCCCATGGTGCCGGGCTGTCCATTGTCATCCCCGGGTGGATGGACTATGCGGCCGCACAGAATCCGGCCAAGTTTGCCCAGTTTGCCCGGCGGGTGTTTGATTGCGAACTGAACGATGATCTGGAGTGCGCCCGCTACGGCATTACGGCGCTGAAAACCTGGTTCCATTCCATCGGCAGCCCGGTCACCTTGGCGCAGGGGAATATCCCTGATGAGGAGATTGGTGCCATTGCTGACAATGCGGTGATGTTGGCCCGCAAGTGGGGACTCAAGGCCTACACTGCTGAGGTGATTGCCGATATCCTCAGCCGCTGTCGAAGCTGA
- a CDS encoding DUF167 family protein, producing MAIALFVQPRASKNSLCGLQGDELKVRLTSPPVEGAANKLCCTFFAKLLGVSKSSVTLIRGDKSRHKQIVVEGVSLDEVKQRLAKAF from the coding sequence GTGGCGATTGCCCTTTTTGTTCAGCCGCGGGCAAGTAAGAACAGCCTGTGCGGTTTGCAAGGCGATGAACTCAAGGTGCGGTTGACGTCTCCGCCGGTCGAGGGTGCTGCCAATAAGCTGTGCTGCACTTTTTTTGCGAAGTTACTGGGTGTGTCAAAAAGCTCTGTGACGTTGATTCGCGGCGATAAAAGCCGTCATAAACAGATTGTTGTCGAAGGTGTTTCGCTTGACGAGGTAAAACAGCGTCTGGCAAAAGCCTTTTAG
- the xthA gene encoding exodeoxyribonuclease III, with the protein MKIISFNVNGLRARHHQVKAVIDAYQPDVLALQETKVHDDQFPLAEVESLGYEVRYYGQKGHYGVALLSRQAPVDVQYGFVDDDDEAQRRLIVGRYAFGDQMVTVVNGYFPQGENRSHAVKFPAKETFYRDLRQMLENYDPRNDALLVVGDMNVAPLAEDIGIGPDNEKRWLAQGKSCFLPEERAWLQSVTDWGLHDSFRHCYPDVDDRFSWFDYRSRGFEREPKRGLRIDLILASQALISRCQDAGIDYDIRAMEKPSDHCPVWAEFSL; encoded by the coding sequence GTGAAAATTATATCCTTCAATGTCAATGGGTTGCGTGCCCGCCATCACCAGGTTAAAGCGGTGATTGACGCCTACCAGCCCGACGTTCTGGCGTTACAGGAAACCAAGGTCCATGACGACCAGTTTCCGTTGGCGGAGGTTGAATCGTTGGGCTACGAGGTGCGCTATTATGGTCAAAAAGGCCATTACGGTGTCGCCTTATTGTCGCGTCAAGCCCCCGTGGATGTGCAGTACGGTTTTGTTGATGATGATGACGAGGCCCAGCGTCGATTGATTGTCGGGCGCTATGCGTTTGGCGATCAGATGGTCACGGTGGTCAACGGTTATTTCCCTCAAGGGGAGAACCGTTCCCATGCGGTAAAATTTCCGGCCAAGGAGACGTTTTACCGCGACCTGCGCCAGATGCTGGAAAATTATGACCCCCGCAACGATGCGCTTCTGGTGGTTGGAGATATGAATGTGGCTCCACTGGCGGAAGATATTGGTATCGGGCCGGACAATGAAAAGCGTTGGCTGGCGCAGGGCAAGAGTTGTTTCCTTCCCGAGGAGCGTGCCTGGCTGCAGAGCGTGACAGACTGGGGGCTACACGACAGTTTTCGCCATTGCTATCCTGATGTGGATGACCGGTTCAGTTGGTTTGATTACCGCAGCCGCGGGTTTGAGCGTGAGCCGAAGCGCGGGTTGCGTATTGATCTGATTCTGGCCAGTCAGGCGCTCATTTCCCGTTGTCAGGATGCCGGGATTGATTACGATATTCGCGCCATGGAAAAACCTTCCGACCACTGCCCTGTCTGGGCGGAATTTTCACTTTAA
- a CDS encoding EamA family transporter translates to MLYLILVSVIWAFSFGLIKGQLTGLDPSVVAAARLLLSLLVFLPFLRLQRCRFHHLVALILIGAIQYGLMYVAYTTSFRYLHAYEVALFTIFTPIYVTLINDLFSRRFHRRFFYAALLAVVGTAIVLYRDFHHGDFRQGFLLLQGANLCFAFGQVAYTRIMKNVAHSDLHVFGLLYFGAVLSTVPMVWGKSLHQLTQMTLMQSASLIYLGVLASGICFFLWNRGARQVNAGTLAVCNNLKIPLAIACSALVFSEQINWPQLLIGSGILVFSLLLNQWHLQRLR, encoded by the coding sequence ATGCTTTACCTGATCCTCGTCTCAGTGATCTGGGCTTTTTCCTTCGGCTTGATTAAAGGCCAATTGACCGGCCTTGATCCCAGTGTCGTTGCCGCAGCACGCCTGCTGCTCAGCCTACTGGTTTTTCTCCCATTTCTTCGCCTACAGCGCTGTCGTTTCCATCATCTGGTTGCACTTATTTTGATCGGAGCCATTCAATACGGCTTGATGTACGTGGCCTATACGACCTCTTTTCGCTACCTGCATGCCTACGAGGTCGCCTTATTCACCATCTTCACCCCGATCTATGTCACGTTGATCAACGATCTGTTCAGTCGCCGTTTTCACCGTCGTTTCTTCTACGCGGCCTTGCTGGCGGTTGTGGGTACAGCGATTGTTCTTTACCGCGATTTTCACCATGGCGATTTTCGACAGGGCTTTCTCCTGCTCCAAGGCGCCAACCTGTGCTTTGCCTTCGGTCAGGTCGCCTACACCCGCATCATGAAAAATGTTGCCCATAGCGATTTGCACGTCTTCGGCCTGCTCTACTTCGGTGCCGTTCTCAGCACAGTACCGATGGTCTGGGGAAAATCTCTGCACCAGCTTACACAAATGACCTTGATGCAATCAGCCTCATTGATCTATCTGGGGGTTTTAGCTTCGGGGATCTGTTTCTTTCTGTGGAATCGCGGCGCCCGGCAGGTCAATGCCGGCACCTTGGCCGTGTGTAACAACCTGAAAATCCCTCTGGCCATTGCCTGTTCGGCCCTGGTCTTTTCAGAACAGATCAACTGGCCGCAACTCCTCATCGGTTCGGGGATTCTTGTTTTTTCCTTACTGCTCAACCAATGGCATCTGCAGCGACTGCGTTAA
- a CDS encoding YqiJ family protein: protein MMVFISSSPNLPFSIALAVLLLIALLEGVGMLFGLGLSTLFEGLIPDIDLDFEADLPDNTSPFALSRLLGWLRFGEVPALMLLVIFLTAFGLIGLAGQMIVHKSFGAFLPASLASVLSMTASLPLVRVLGGGLAKILPKDETSAVSDQSFIGRVAVITLGTARQGAAAEGKLVDKYGQTHYLMIEPDVVDDAFPQGEQVLVVSKREGVFRAIRNVNQSLVD, encoded by the coding sequence ATGATGGTTTTCATCTCTTCCAGCCCGAATCTGCCGTTTTCGATAGCTTTAGCGGTTCTGTTGCTGATTGCTCTGCTCGAAGGGGTGGGAATGTTATTTGGCCTGGGGCTCTCAACGCTGTTTGAGGGGCTGATCCCTGACATAGACCTTGATTTTGAAGCGGATTTGCCTGACAACACCTCGCCGTTTGCCCTGTCCCGTCTTCTCGGCTGGCTTCGCTTTGGCGAAGTTCCTGCTCTGATGCTGCTGGTAATTTTTTTGACGGCATTCGGTCTCATTGGCTTGGCTGGGCAAATGATTGTGCACAAAAGTTTTGGTGCTTTTTTGCCCGCCTCTCTGGCCAGTGTGCTGTCCATGACCGCCAGTCTTCCGCTTGTGCGTGTTCTTGGAGGAGGGTTGGCCAAAATCCTGCCCAAAGACGAAACCAGCGCTGTCAGCGACCAATCCTTCATTGGTCGGGTGGCGGTGATCACTCTGGGAACGGCCCGACAAGGGGCTGCTGCTGAAGGCAAGCTGGTTGATAAGTATGGTCAAACCCATTACCTGATGATTGAGCCGGATGTGGTTGATGATGCCTTTCCGCAGGGGGAACAGGTGCTGGTCGTAAGTAAACGGGAGGGCGTGTTTCGGGCGATCCGAAACGTGAATCAGAGCCTGGTCGATTAA
- a CDS encoding 3-deoxy-7-phosphoheptulonate synthase has product MYRTNNLNIKGITEVIAPSELRQVFPLSEQSAAFVTRARNEIQDILHNQDQRLMIVVGPCSIHDPEAALDYARRLSKLSHELDDQLHIVMRVYFEKPRTTVGWKGLINDPDLDGSHLISKGLGIARQLFCAITELELPIATEMLDTITPEYFADLISWGAIGARTTESQPHREMSSGLSFPVGFKNSTDGNLQIAMDAMSAARHGHSFLGINRQGKISIVETCGNPDAHIVLRGGSNGPNYQPEAIAFTEKKLADQNLNTAIMVDCSHANSCKDHNRQEEVIVNVLDQIANGNNTIRALMIESNIEEGNQPIGPQEELKYGVSITDKCIGWETTDRLLRMIHSSLKKNNGRSL; this is encoded by the coding sequence ATGTACCGTACAAACAATCTCAACATCAAGGGCATCACCGAAGTTATCGCTCCATCCGAACTCAGACAGGTGTTCCCGCTTTCCGAGCAATCGGCTGCCTTCGTCACCAGAGCACGTAACGAAATCCAAGATATTCTCCATAACCAAGACCAACGTCTGATGATCGTGGTCGGCCCATGTTCCATCCACGATCCGGAAGCCGCCCTCGACTATGCCCGCCGTTTGAGCAAGCTGTCCCATGAACTCGATGATCAGCTGCACATTGTCATGCGCGTTTATTTTGAAAAACCGCGCACCACCGTGGGCTGGAAAGGTCTGATCAACGACCCGGATCTCGACGGCAGCCACCTGATCTCCAAAGGTCTCGGCATTGCCCGGCAACTGTTTTGTGCCATTACGGAGCTGGAACTGCCGATTGCCACCGAAATGCTCGACACCATCACCCCGGAATATTTTGCTGACCTGATCAGTTGGGGGGCCATCGGCGCACGGACCACTGAATCGCAACCCCATCGTGAAATGTCCAGCGGCCTGTCGTTTCCGGTCGGCTTTAAGAATAGCACCGACGGCAATCTGCAGATTGCCATGGATGCCATGAGCGCGGCACGGCATGGCCATAGTTTCCTCGGCATCAACCGCCAGGGGAAAATTTCCATTGTCGAGACCTGCGGCAATCCCGATGCTCACATTGTCTTACGCGGCGGCAGCAATGGTCCGAACTATCAGCCTGAAGCCATCGCATTTACTGAAAAAAAACTGGCCGACCAAAACCTCAACACCGCCATCATGGTCGACTGCAGCCACGCCAATTCCTGCAAGGATCACAACCGCCAAGAGGAGGTAATTGTGAACGTTCTCGATCAAATCGCCAACGGCAACAACACCATTCGTGCCCTGATGATTGAAAGCAACATCGAAGAGGGCAACCAGCCCATCGGTCCTCAGGAGGAATTGAAATACGGGGTTTCGATTACAGACAAGTGCATTGGCTGGGAGACAACCGACCGGCTGTTGCGCATGATTCACAGCAGTTTGAAAAAAAACAATGGACGGTCGTTGTAA
- a CDS encoding AI-2E family transporter, with translation MTTTSPSCGRILTAFASLIIIIAGLKSAQDLIVPFLLAAFIAILCLPSLHWLERRHLPTTLNIFIVISVALLAGLLLAVFVGSSLHDFSRTLPTYQARLHDQTRTLFDWLNQRGIDISSQIVLDYFDPSAAMKIAANTLSGVGAVLTDGFLILLTVIFILFEASAMPKKLKQALKNPEQSFAQFSRITQSVQGYLVIKTAVSLLTGAAVIIWLIILDVDYPILWGLLAFLLNFVPNIGSIIASIPAILLAIVQHGVGTALLVAGGYVIVNVVVGNIIEPRFMGKQLGLSPLVVLLSLIVWGWVLGPVGMLLSVPLTMIVKIALETTEDLRWIAILLG, from the coding sequence ATGACAACAACCAGCCCCTCCTGTGGTCGCATCCTCACAGCATTTGCCAGCCTGATTATCATTATTGCCGGGCTGAAAAGCGCTCAGGATCTGATTGTTCCGTTCCTGCTGGCGGCCTTTATTGCCATTTTATGCCTGCCGTCCCTCCACTGGCTGGAACGGCGACACCTGCCAACGACTCTGAACATTTTCATCGTCATTTCTGTCGCGTTGCTTGCCGGTTTGCTGTTGGCCGTCTTTGTCGGCAGCTCGCTGCACGATTTTTCCCGAACATTGCCGACCTATCAGGCGCGTCTTCATGATCAGACACGCACCCTGTTCGATTGGCTCAATCAGCGCGGCATCGATATTTCGTCGCAGATTGTTCTCGACTATTTTGACCCGAGCGCGGCAATGAAAATTGCCGCCAACACCCTCAGCGGCGTCGGAGCGGTATTAACCGACGGATTTCTGATTTTACTAACTGTCATTTTTATCCTGTTTGAAGCCAGCGCCATGCCGAAAAAACTCAAACAGGCGCTGAAAAATCCAGAACAGTCGTTTGCCCAGTTCTCCCGCATTACCCAAAGTGTCCAGGGCTACCTGGTGATCAAAACCGCAGTCAGTCTGCTCACGGGTGCAGCGGTGATCATCTGGCTGATTATTCTCGATGTCGATTATCCGATTTTGTGGGGGCTGTTAGCCTTTCTGCTTAACTTTGTCCCGAACATCGGCTCCATCATTGCCTCGATTCCCGCGATCCTTCTGGCGATTGTCCAACACGGTGTGGGCACCGCTCTGCTGGTCGCCGGAGGTTACGTTATTGTCAACGTTGTGGTAGGCAACATCATTGAACCGCGTTTCATGGGCAAGCAGTTGGGCCTGTCGCCCCTGGTGGTTCTGTTGTCATTAATCGTCTGGGGTTGGGTACTCGGCCCGGTTGGAATGCTGCTGTCCGTCCCTCTCACCATGATTGTTAAAATTGCTCTTGAAACAACCGAAGACCTGCGCTGGATCGCCATTCTTCTTGGATGA
- a CDS encoding PspA/IM30 family protein yields the protein MKESITGRVGRIVSSSMNALMDAIENVAPEMVMEEAIREVDGALDDVRAELGKTLAHKHLAEQRLAESRKNHADLSEKIQLAVTERRDDLAEAAIAQQMDIEAQLPVLEKSVAEAAAQEKELNGFVSALQAKRREMKEELQRFITAENAKGSLAPNAPQGGSTQTRYADKAARAGSAFERIMEKNTGLPGQSVSTNTAAKLAELEELSRKNRIKERLAAVKAGETLE from the coding sequence ATGAAAGAAAGCATCACTGGAAGAGTCGGACGAATTGTCAGCAGCAGTATGAATGCCTTGATGGACGCCATTGAGAATGTTGCTCCCGAGATGGTTATGGAAGAGGCGATCCGGGAAGTTGATGGTGCGTTGGACGATGTGCGTGCCGAATTGGGCAAGACCCTGGCACACAAACATCTTGCCGAGCAGCGGTTGGCTGAGAGTCGTAAAAATCACGCAGACCTTTCAGAAAAAATCCAATTGGCTGTTACAGAACGTCGAGATGACCTGGCCGAGGCCGCCATTGCCCAACAGATGGATATCGAAGCACAACTTCCTGTTCTGGAAAAGTCTGTTGCTGAAGCAGCTGCCCAAGAGAAGGAACTTAACGGATTTGTTTCAGCCTTGCAGGCGAAACGTCGTGAAATGAAGGAAGAGTTACAGCGTTTTATTACTGCTGAGAACGCAAAGGGTTCCTTAGCGCCGAATGCACCGCAGGGCGGATCCACTCAGACCCGCTATGCTGACAAGGCCGCCCGCGCAGGTTCTGCCTTTGAGCGGATCATGGAAAAAAATACCGGTCTTCCCGGTCAGTCGGTATCGACGAACACGGCGGCAAAATTGGCTGAGTTGGAAGAATTGTCGCGCAAAAACCGCATTAAAGAGCGCCTTGCTGCGGTAAAGGCCGGTGAGACCCTGGAATGA
- a CDS encoding response regulator, with protein sequence MHKIMFVDDEPNVLRSLRRLFMDEGGYELFFANSGSEGLQLLEDEPDVCVVVSDYRMPEMNGVEFLSQVHARKPDTIRIVLSGYADTASVVEAINIGHIYRFIPKPWNDDELLVSIANAVDTYDLSCNNKQLSEALEQRNDQLEQVNANLEETILERTEALELRSEVLQMAQDILDSMPVAVIGVDLEDQIVQANVAATRLLKPRGLLLGEQTSSVLNDGILAFIEQVKLTDISTDRIVINGGTYRANGQYLNDDRSRGIVITLVPVETE encoded by the coding sequence ATGCACAAAATCATGTTCGTTGATGATGAGCCGAACGTCCTACGCTCTTTACGGCGTCTTTTTATGGATGAAGGGGGCTACGAACTGTTTTTCGCCAACTCGGGGAGTGAAGGTCTTCAACTGCTGGAAGACGAGCCGGACGTGTGTGTCGTGGTTTCGGATTATCGTATGCCGGAGATGAATGGTGTCGAATTCCTGAGCCAGGTGCATGCCCGCAAGCCCGATACAATCCGCATTGTGTTGTCCGGTTACGCGGATACCGCCTCCGTGGTTGAAGCGATCAATATCGGTCATATCTACCGCTTTATCCCCAAACCATGGAATGATGACGAGTTGCTGGTTAGCATTGCCAATGCCGTCGACACCTATGATCTCAGTTGCAATAACAAGCAGCTCTCCGAGGCGTTGGAGCAGCGCAACGATCAACTCGAACAGGTCAATGCCAACCTTGAAGAAACGATTCTCGAGCGCACCGAAGCTTTGGAGCTGCGCAGTGAAGTTCTACAGATGGCTCAGGATATTCTCGACAGCATGCCGGTGGCGGTCATCGGCGTGGATCTTGAGGACCAGATCGTCCAGGCCAATGTTGCGGCAACCCGCCTGTTGAAACCGCGTGGTCTTCTGCTTGGCGAACAAACCTCGTCCGTACTTAATGACGGAATTCTCGCCTTTATTGAGCAGGTGAAGTTAACCGACATCTCAACCGATCGCATCGTGATTAACGGTGGCACGTATCGGGCCAACGGTCAGTATCTTAACGATGATCGCAGTCGGGGAATCGTGATCACTCTGGTTCCTGTTGAAACGGAGTAG
- a CDS encoding flotillin domain-containing protein, with protein MDGLITIAGFALVCVLALIVIGMIFARLYKRASKEQSFVRTGFGGQKIIMNGGALVLPVLHETIPVNMNTLRLAVHRANEQALITRDRMRVDVLAEFYVRVKPEAESIANAAQTLGLRTVQPEALKELVEGKFVDALRAVAAEMAMEELHEKRVDFVQKVQQVVSEDLLKNGLELESVSLTGLDQTSKEYFNPDNAFDAEGLTMLTDAIESRRKKRNDIEQDTKVAIQNKNLEAERQKLELSKEEEYARLQQEREIEVRRAAQASEIAMERAAKKKEAEQADIQANQQIEQSRITSERAIEEERIAKEKLVQSKDIEKARTIEAAEVEKRKTIELAEQDRAIAIAEKSKAQSVAQAEADTARSEAVKAEEKVVTVRETEIAERQKSIELVEARKQAEREAISVTVAAEAKKQAADDYAEAARIQAKGDADMERLTAEGKSEAIKLEADAAAKRYAVDAEGKKAINEADNTLSADQIAMQVKLALIEHLPAIIAESVKPMQNIDGIKIFQVEGINGGAGSAGNIDTAASPGQGNLADQVVNSALRYRAQAPMVESLLKEIGIDGTNINGLTQALSTNGPDVAPQE; from the coding sequence ATGGATGGATTGATAACCATTGCCGGATTTGCACTTGTTTGTGTCCTGGCACTGATCGTGATCGGAATGATTTTTGCTCGGCTTTACAAACGGGCCAGTAAAGAACAGTCGTTTGTTCGTACCGGTTTCGGTGGGCAAAAGATTATTATGAACGGTGGCGCTTTGGTACTTCCGGTGTTGCATGAAACGATTCCGGTCAATATGAATACCTTACGACTGGCCGTTCACCGCGCCAACGAGCAGGCGTTGATCACCCGGGATCGCATGCGGGTCGATGTGTTGGCGGAGTTTTATGTCCGGGTGAAGCCTGAAGCTGAATCTATTGCCAATGCCGCGCAGACGCTCGGCCTGCGTACTGTTCAGCCTGAAGCGCTGAAAGAGTTGGTGGAGGGGAAGTTTGTCGACGCTTTGCGCGCCGTTGCCGCGGAAATGGCCATGGAAGAGCTACATGAAAAGCGGGTCGATTTTGTTCAGAAAGTTCAACAGGTGGTATCCGAGGACTTGCTGAAAAACGGCTTGGAGCTTGAATCCGTCTCCTTAACCGGGCTCGATCAGACCAGCAAGGAATACTTCAACCCTGACAACGCCTTCGATGCTGAAGGTTTAACCATGCTCACGGACGCCATTGAGTCGCGCCGCAAAAAACGCAATGACATTGAACAGGACACCAAGGTTGCCATTCAAAATAAGAACCTCGAAGCGGAACGGCAAAAGCTTGAATTGAGTAAAGAGGAAGAATACGCGCGTCTGCAGCAGGAACGGGAAATCGAAGTCCGACGGGCGGCTCAGGCTTCCGAGATCGCCATGGAACGTGCGGCGAAGAAGAAAGAGGCTGAACAGGCGGATATCCAGGCCAATCAACAAATTGAACAATCCCGGATCACCTCGGAACGGGCCATCGAAGAAGAGCGGATTGCCAAGGAAAAACTGGTTCAATCCAAAGATATTGAGAAAGCCAGGACAATTGAGGCGGCGGAAGTTGAAAAAAGGAAAACGATTGAACTGGCGGAACAGGATCGGGCCATAGCCATTGCCGAGAAATCAAAAGCACAGTCGGTTGCCCAGGCTGAAGCGGATACGGCCCGTTCCGAAGCAGTAAAAGCGGAAGAGAAGGTGGTCACGGTGCGTGAAACCGAGATTGCCGAACGGCAGAAAAGTATTGAACTTGTCGAAGCGCGCAAACAGGCCGAGCGCGAGGCGATTTCTGTTACCGTTGCCGCTGAGGCCAAAAAACAGGCTGCGGATGATTATGCCGAAGCCGCACGCATTCAGGCCAAAGGGGATGCGGATATGGAGCGCCTGACGGCGGAAGGTAAATCGGAAGCGATCAAATTAGAAGCCGATGCTGCGGCAAAACGTTATGCCGTTGATGCCGAAGGTAAAAAAGCGATTAACGAAGCGGACAATACTCTTTCGGCTGATCAGATCGCCATGCAGGTCAAACTGGCTCTGATCGAGCATTTGCCGGCCATCATTGCCGAGAGTGTTAAGCCCATGCAGAATATCGATGGTATCAAGATTTTCCAGGTTGAGGGGATTAATGGGGGCGCCGGAAGCGCGGGAAACATCGACACAGCAGCTTCTCCGGGACAGGGGAACCTCGCCGATCAGGTTGTCAACAGCGCTCTGCGCTATCGAGCTCAGGCTCCCATGGTAGAGTCTTTGCTTAAAGAAATCGGCATTGACGGAACGAATATTAATGGTTTGACACAGGCCCTTTCCACAAATGGGCCCGATGTGGCCCCCCAGGAGTAG
- a CDS encoding YggT family protein: MILRELFLAIAGLVDLVFSIYVLILVGRALISWVNPDPYNPIVRFLHSATDPVLYRIQRLVPLQFGGIDFSPLVLLLALSFVQRILVVVLRSIAYSF; encoded by the coding sequence ATGATTTTGCGTGAATTATTTTTGGCCATTGCTGGTCTGGTTGATTTGGTGTTCAGTATTTATGTTCTGATTCTGGTGGGACGCGCCCTGATCTCGTGGGTGAACCCCGATCCGTATAACCCGATTGTCCGATTCTTGCACAGTGCCACCGACCCGGTGTTGTATCGCATTCAGCGTTTGGTGCCGCTGCAATTTGGTGGCATTGATTTCAGTCCGTTGGTGTTACTGCTGGCGCTGTCCTTTGTTCAGCGGATTCTGGTCGTTGTCCTGCGCTCCATTGCCTACAGTTTTTGA
- a CDS encoding LemA family protein yields the protein MTTLIVLGVLVLLLVVVIGYVIMIYNGLVRLKNEADKSWSNIDVLLKQRFDELPKLIKVCEGYMKHEKATLEAVIKARSMVGQARSEKEQLEAQNMLTDTLKSLFAVTEQYPDLKADTAFRSLGNRISELEDQIADRRELFNEYITIYNIRIAQFPDVLVAGKFNFTARDLWEIQPEHRADVDVSFDHS from the coding sequence ATGACAACGTTGATTGTTCTGGGTGTTCTAGTTCTGCTGCTGGTTGTGGTGATCGGCTATGTGATCATGATCTACAATGGTTTGGTCCGTTTGAAAAACGAAGCGGATAAGTCATGGAGCAACATCGACGTGCTCCTCAAGCAACGCTTCGATGAACTGCCCAAGCTGATCAAGGTGTGCGAAGGGTATATGAAGCACGAGAAAGCCACCCTGGAAGCGGTGATCAAAGCCCGTTCCATGGTGGGGCAGGCTCGCTCGGAGAAAGAGCAACTCGAGGCTCAAAACATGCTGACCGACACGCTCAAATCGCTATTTGCCGTCACTGAGCAATATCCGGATCTCAAAGCGGATACGGCATTTCGCAGCCTCGGCAACCGCATCTCCGAACTGGAAGATCAGATCGCCGATCGCCGCGAACTGTTTAACGAATATATCACCATCTACAATATTCGCATCGCCCAGTTTCCGGATGTGCTGGTCGCCGGCAAATTCAACTTCACCGCCCGCGACCTGTGGGAGATCCAACCGGAACACCGCGCCGATGTCGACGTGTCATTCGACCATTCATAA